In Gossypium arboreum isolate Shixiya-1 chromosome 6, ASM2569848v2, whole genome shotgun sequence, the following are encoded in one genomic region:
- the LOC108456223 gene encoding uncharacterized protein LOC108456223 encodes MSSSSCNCSSYFDARERDGEIKGLFFLDKTQRDTEGQRRTDLRFLDLERGEISNVLCTMPPDVPLGPTVVTCGNHAYAIGGKILRGSIFRSLNHVFRFDFKHAERAWRKVTSMLYRRSLPEAPAPQGKIYVFRGSRDCFGEVYDISGDSWVPLCVPSIAEYSGISGPVLLDSSRSRILVHFSRDR; translated from the coding sequence ATGAGCAGCAGTTCTTGTAATTGCTCGAGTTACTTTGATGCGCGAGAGCGAGATGGAGAGATCAAGGGCTTGTTTTTCCTCGATAAGACACAGCGGGATACCGAAGGTCAACGCAGGACTGATTTGCGCTTTTTGGATCTGGAAAGAGGTGAAATCTCTAACGTTTTGTGTACGATGCCACCTGATGTTCCTCTTGGTCCCACTGTGGTTACCTGTGGCAACCACGCTTACGCCATTGGGGGAAAGATCCTTCGGGGTAGTATCTTTCGTTCATTAAACCATGTTTTCCGCTTTGATTTTAAGCACGCTGAACGTGCGTGGAGAAAAGTTACTTCTATGCTGTACCGTCGGAGTCTTCCCGAGGCTCCTGCTCCACAAGGAAAGATTTACGTCTTCCGTGGATCTCGTGATTGTTTTGGCGAGGTTTACGATATAAGTGGGGATAGTTGGGTTCCATTGTGCGTCCCTTCTATTGCGGAATATTCAGGAATAAGTGGCCCTGTTCTCCTAGATTCTTCCAGATCTCGGATTTTGGTGCACTTCTCTCGCGATAGATAG